The sequence below is a genomic window from Mycobacteroides abscessus ATCC 19977.
ATCAACCGATGATCGCCATCGGAGAGCCACACCCCGAGTTCCTCCGCGCTGCCGCGGTGGCCCGGGCGAGCTATGAGGCGGGTGTCGGCGCCCTGCGCGCGGGCAATACCTTTGGCGATGTGGTGGACGCGATGGAGGCGCCGCTGCTGGAGGCGCAGGGGTGGCACGTACACCCGCTGATTCACAGCATCAATCCATACGGACCCATCGGTTTCGGCACGGCTCCGGGAATCGAAGTGTTCGCGGATGCGGCGGGTTACGGTGATTGCGGCCGGCCGCCGACCGTGGGGCGGGAGGTTGAACTGAAGGAATCAATGTCATTCGCATTCGAGCCCAACTGTGGATTTGGGAGGCGTCTGGCCAATCTCGGAGGAACCGTGTTGGTGGGTACCGACCGAGGGCTGGAATTGAACGGTAATTCGACCAGGTTGATGTGGGCCGATGGCGTCGGCTGAAGCCACCCGGGCGCGTCTCGTCACTGCGGGGCTCGCTCTATTCGCCGAGCATGGACTCGAGGGTGTCCGTACCCGCGCCCTGGCACAGGCGGCAGGGGTGAATCAATCCGCGATCCCGTACCACTTCGGTGGCAAGGAAGGTGTTTATGCCGCGGTGATCGACCATCTCGTGTCTGAGCTCAGTGAGGCGGCGGGTCCGCCGGGCGACATGCTTCTCGCCGAGCTCATGGAGCGGTTTACCCGGGCGATCCTGCACGGCGCGCAGGCCAGGGACCGGATTCTGCTCATCGCGCGCGAACAGCTCAATCCGACAACGCATTACGACCGCTTGTTCGCCGGGTTCGTCGAGCCCACGCATCGGGAAATCTGTGTGCTGGTGGCCCGGGCCACCGGGGCATCGGCCGACGACCACCTCACGATCATCAAGGCGCACGCGGTGATCGGCCAGGCTCTGGGATTCGCGGTGGCCCAGACGACCTACTTGCGCCGGGTGCGGCGTACGCGCCTGTCGGCGGAGGATATCGATCTCATCGCGGGGGTGGTGGGCGAGATGAGCCGAAAGGCCCTGCGGTAGCGGCTTGTTACGAGAAGGTCTTATCGGGGCTCAGTGCCAGGAATGCCCCAAGCTCTACCAGCCCGTCGGGTGTCGTGGGCAGATACTCGGTCAGTGCCGGAGAACGCACGATCACCGCTTGGAACTTGGCTCTGCTGATCGCGACGTTCAAGCGGTTCCGATTCAGCAGGAACGACATTCCACGCGGTACATCATCGACGGCCGAGGCCGTCATCGAGACAAAGACCACAGGCGCCTGACGGCCCTGGAACTTGTCGACGGTTCCCACCAGTACCTCGCCTAATCCGGCGGCGGCGAGTGTGGCGCGTAGCGTCAAGACCTGAGCGTTGTATGGCGCCACCACCAATACGTCGGATTGCTCCAGCGGGCGCGTGCCGGATTCGTCGGTCCAGTCGGAGCCGATCAGCCTGGCGATCTCGGTGGCGATGGCCTCGGCTTCCTGTGGACTGCTGGTGGCATTTCCCTCGTGGTCAACCAGTAATGTCCGCACGCCGGGAGGCTGCCCCGCCAAGCTGCGCTCTGGCGCCGCGGACTCAAGTTCGCCGTCGTATGAGAGCCGTGAAACATATTGGCACAGGGCAGGATGCATCCGGTACGAGCGTTCCAGGAAGTAGCCGCGGCTGGCCGGCAGTGCCCCG
It includes:
- a CDS encoding CerR family C-terminal domain-containing protein, giving the protein MASAEATRARLVTAGLALFAEHGLEGVRTRALAQAAGVNQSAIPYHFGGKEGVYAAVIDHLVSELSEAAGPPGDMLLAELMERFTRAILHGAQARDRILLIAREQLNPTTHYDRLFAGFVEPTHREICVLVARATGASADDHLTIIKAHAVIGQALGFAVAQTTYLRRVRRTRLSAEDIDLIAGVVGEMSRKALR